Proteins from a genomic interval of Candidatus Didemnitutus sp.:
- a CDS encoding DedA family protein: protein MHDLLKQLTDWYARSLESGGYALVALLMFLESTFIPLPSELIIPPAAHLAHTKGGMSLTGIVIAGALGSWLGATAMYWASRWAGRPLVLRYGKFFLAPPEKVEKAERWASAYGNYGIFASRLLPVVRHLIGIPAGIVRMDYWKFSLWTLVGSGLWCTVLCWLGIKAGQDEALMRGELRSITIWAIGVLGALGVMYWFFVHRQMRKASE from the coding sequence ATGCACGACCTGCTCAAACAACTCACCGACTGGTATGCCCGCTCGCTCGAGAGCGGCGGCTACGCGCTCGTGGCGCTGCTCATGTTTCTCGAGAGCACGTTCATCCCGCTGCCGAGCGAATTGATCATTCCGCCCGCCGCGCACCTCGCGCACACCAAGGGCGGTATGAGCCTCACCGGCATCGTCATCGCCGGCGCGCTCGGCTCGTGGCTCGGTGCCACGGCGATGTATTGGGCTTCGCGCTGGGCCGGCCGGCCGCTCGTGCTCCGCTACGGCAAGTTCTTCCTCGCTCCGCCGGAGAAAGTCGAAAAGGCCGAGCGCTGGGCCTCCGCCTACGGTAACTACGGCATCTTCGCCTCGCGCCTGCTGCCGGTCGTGCGCCACTTGATCGGCATTCCTGCCGGCATCGTGCGCATGGATTACTGGAAATTCTCCCTCTGGACGCTCGTCGGCTCCGGTCTCTGGTGCACCGTGCTTTGCTGGCTCGGCATCAAAGCCGGCCAAGACGAGGCACTGATGCGCGGTGAACTCCGCTCGATCACGATTTGGGCCATCGGCGTGCTCGGCGCGCTCGGTGTCATGTATTGGTTTTTCGTGCATCGTCAGATGCGCAAAGCCAGCGAATGA
- a CDS encoding small basic protein has protein sequence MSQHNSLKSSGGLVVKRNVLKRFERVAILKKRGQWKEGDRVQGLRKTKPDV, from the coding sequence ATGTCCCAGCACAACAGCCTCAAGTCTTCCGGCGGCCTCGTCGTGAAGCGCAATGTCCTCAAGCGCTTCGAGCGCGTCGCCATCCTCAAGAAGCGCGGCCAGTGGAAGGAAGGCGATCGCGTGCAGGGTCTCCGCAAGACCAAGCCCGACGTTTGA